The Hyla sarda isolate aHylSar1 chromosome 2, aHylSar1.hap1, whole genome shotgun sequence genome includes the window ttgcaacagctggaggcaccctggtttggttaCTTACTTGTATTTTACTTTcccaatcagatttttttttatctttaactctattgtgatgttgccacttttttttctctttttttttttttggggggggggggggggggggacaggcctGTTGCACTTACTGGTATttgtatttcaaacttttttctatttaatttcaattcgtaatttttttttattgtttcattTATGTTTAGCTTTACAGCCTTATGCCCCATGCAAGAGTTTGTATATCACATTGAACTACAAAGCCCAGCTTGCTATGGCAACTTTGTGCTGTCACTGAAGAGATATCAGGCTTGTGttcctgctgagagttgtagttcacgATACATGGGGATCCACAAATCCTTATGTGTCATGTGCGCTGACTTATGTATTAtctaaacagtgtttcccaaccagggtgcctccagctgttgcaaaactacaactccgggcatgctggaagttgtagttttgcaacagctggaggcaccctggttgggaaacactgatctaaaggaTAGGTGTGTTGGCTGTGTAATCTCTATTCACTCCAATTCTTGATTTCTTCAAATGTCTCCTAGAGAAAGTCTCCTGGAAGAGAAATGTCTGCAGGATGAAAGCTCAGGAGGACATTTGTCCAGAATGGGTAATTCAAACACAATGTACAGGCTATAAAGGGCTCTGTGAGATAAGATCTCCTTGTAGTGTATTGTCTGAGGCTGTGTCATCCATTCAGCAGCACTGCCCAGACCCCTCTGATCCCTGATTGTATCTACACAGGGGGTCTTTGTAGTGCCTTGTCCAGATCTACCTGATCACAGCCTGGTGGCTATTAAACACCTACTACTAGATCAGATAGACCTGATAGCAGATAATCCTGATGAAAGGAGCAGCACATAGGTGACCTGCTCCTACTATATCACAGCACCAgggattacatatatatatatatatatatatatatatatatatatacagtatatatatatatatatatatatatgaaagaagCAGCACATAGGTGACCTGCTCCTACTATTTCACAGCAccagggattatatatatatatatatatatatatatatatatatatatatataaaagaagcaGCACATAGCTGACCCGACTGCTCCTACTATATCACAGCAccagggattatatatatatctatatatgaaaGAAGCAGCACATAGGTGACCTGCTCCTACTATATCACAGCAccagggattatatatatatatatatatatatatatacagtatatatatatatgaaagaagCAGCACATAGGTGACCTGCTCCTACTATATCACAGCAccagggattatatatatatatatatatatatatatatatatatatatacagtatatatatatgaaagaagCAGCACATAGGTGACCTGCTCCTACTATATCACAGCAccagggattatatatatatatatatatatatatatatatatacagtatatatatatatatgaaagaagCAGCACGTAGGTGACCCGACTGCTCCTACTATATCACAGCaccatgcaatatatatatatatatatatatatatatatatatatatatgaaagaggCCGCACATAGCTGACCCGACTGCTCCTACTATATCACAGcaccatatagagagagagagagaagatggtCGCAGCACTCCAGGTAAGTGAATAAATAGTGGCTTTATTCCATGCAAAGAcagcagcaacgtttcggctgcctgTGCGGCCTTTTTCAAcaatgcttgaaaaaggccgcaCAGGCAGCTCTGAAACGTTGCTGCTGTTTTTGCATGGAATAAAGCCACTATTTTTTCACTTACCTGGAGTGCTGCGACCATCTTTTTTCCCCTACATTTTGGGGTCCGTGACCGGGACCAACTGGACGCTTGCACCCAACTCTACTGCATCTTTTCCTGGTTGTGCTGCTTATCcactatttctctctctctctctctttctctctctctctctctctctctctctctctctctatgtatatatataaattatctttatttattacacacatatatatatatatatgaattatctttatttattacacacacacatatatatttctttatttaattatatttttatttacacacacacacacacacacacacacacatctatctatctatctcatatctatctcatttctatctatctctccatctatctatctatctatctatctatctatctctccatctatttttctatatttcagcCCCTGACCATTAGCATTGTAGGATGTGACCACAGTGTAAGCTCAGTGTTATAAATCTCTATTTACTGCTATGTGTCTTGTCCTTTCCGGTGACAAGAATGGACAATACAACAGCAAGGTGTATATCAAAGCGATGCTGCACTGACAGATGGGTGAGTGCCGCACTGCACCCTGTCCCTGCTTGTCTGCAGCCAGTCTGCAGCTCAAAGGGGGCATTTACATGACAAGGGACAGGGCGCCTGACTTTGTCGCCTCTGTACTGCTGGACATCAGAAAAGAAAACTTTACACTGACCCCTCAACtttacccccaacccccccaaccCCCTCCTCTCACTTCCACACCCTCAGCATCAAAGTTCTTGAGCCCTGGCCCTGGGGGAATTATTGCACTATgcccttagaccagtgtttcccaagcagggggcctccagctgttgcgaaactacaactcccagcatgcctggacagccgaaggctgtccaggcatgctgggagttgtagtttcgcaacagctggagacatcctttttggggaacactgccttagacTTTGATATATTGATATATCCATATAATGTGCATAGACTTTATTACATTTATTGCCATATAGTGACCATAAGCCTAAATGCATTCATATCCTTATATTATCCATACTAACCCTCAGAAAATTCCCTGCATAAGGTTACTAGTATATGTCCATTTAATGTCCATAGATTttaatatataaaattaaaatatatatatatatatatacacacacacacacacacacacactgtaaccaCCATACATCCATATCTATATAACAGTGCTGTGCTATTATATAAGGTCCATAGATCTTAATGTATTCGTATTCATATAGGTCCATAATAGgaatttatatctatatatctatatatatatatatatatgtatatatatacacacacactgtaaccaCCATACATCCATATCTATATAACAGTGCTGTGCCATTATATAAGGTCCATAGATCTTAATGTATTCGTATTCATATAGGTCCATAATaggaatatatattataatatatatatatatatatacacacactgtaaccaCCATACATCCATATCTATATAACAGTGCTGTGATATTATATAAGGTCCATAGATCTTAATGTTTTCGTATTCATATAGGTCCATAATaggaattaatatatatatatatacactgtaaccaCTTTAATGCATCCATATCTATATAACAGTGCTGTGCTATTATATAAGGTCCATAGATTCTATTGAAATCCTATCCACATAATGTAAATTGACTTTTTAACATATTTATATCCAATACTTTAATGCATTCTTGTGCTTTTATCTTTTTACATTGCTGTTATGGAATCTATATGTAAAGCTGAAATGATTTATTTCTTTTGTATTCTTTATACCTtggaaaaaatctaataaaacatataaaacctGTACTATACCTTTAGCTCTATTCTCTGTCCAGACCTTTTGTGTTGCTTTTCAGATAATATCCATAGATTTTTACTAACCCTTTAGTGCCCAGATATTATTATCCACATCGTATCTACAGACTTTACCAGGTCCCTAGATTGTATTGTatttctctaggtccatacaatGCATTGCAGTAATGTTTGTACTTTGTATTCCCCCATTCATTCACGATATGGTGTCCTTATTATTTATGCCAGGTAACCATAGCAAGGTTTATTGTATTACCCTTATTATATCCCTTTTGTTTTGCAGTCAGTGCCCTTATCTTCACTATACATATCTGAATTTATTTAGAATACAATAAGACTATTTATGTCACAGGCTGTAGTAGATAAGATCACATATGCCCCATGCCATTGTATCCACATCAGAACCATGGACTTTACCCTTTCCATGTGAAGGGCACCACATTAACTGCCCATTTCCCAATATATAAATCAATCAATTATCATTGCGCAAACGTCAGAGGAGAGGAAATCCCTGAACATAGGTCCTGACCCCATGTATGGGTAGGCATGCGTTTTTAATCTTCCATCTTGGCTGACATATATCAGCATAATGGGACAGGATGTAATGTAAACTGCTGGGCCCAAGATTCATGGCAGAGTAATGGGTTAAAAAAATCTGTAAGTGAATTATAATGGAACAGGAAACTTTAACAGCTCTTAAAAACTCCACACTTTTCAGCAGTGTTCACACGTGGCGGAAACCATGCAGATTTTTTCCCCAATTAAACAATAGGGGGGAgtcaaaaatctgcagcaaatccgcaagaaatccgcagcgtattttccaACACACTTTTCAGCTGTGTTCACACATGGCGGATACCATGCAGATTTGTTTCTCAATTAAACTATAGGGGGGagtaaaaaatctgcagcaaatccgcAAGAAATCCGCTGCGTATTTTCCAACACACTTTTCAACTGTGTTCACATGTGGCGGATACCATGCAGATTTTTTCCCaattaaactattttttttcccaattaaagggggggggggggagtcaaaaatctgcagcaaatccacaAGAAATCCGCAGCTTATTTTACAACTATGATCATGAATTAAATGCTGCAAATTTCGGAGTCAAAAATCGTCAGCAAATCCGCAAgaaatccgcagcgtattttccaACTGTGATCGGGAATTGAATGCTGCAGATTTCGTTCGCTATTCCCTTTGAAGCgattcgaaaaaaaaaaataaaaaaaaaaaaactgcatcaaatCCGCAGTGCTTCTGCCAGGTGTGAACAGGAATGAAATGCAAAATGTGTTGCAAATTTGCTGCTGAATTGTTGCTGGTTTTGCTTTTCCTATTGAAGTGAATTGGGTAAATCTGCAACAATTCTGCTGCAACATTTCAGTCCtgaaactgtaaaaaataaataaaaaaataaataaataaaataaaagtgtcttCAACTATTTATTGTGCATGAAAAATCTGTCACGCAATAGGACCACTAGGTCAGCTTCCACAGGGGTTGCAACCCAGCTTTCCAACTTTTTTGCACAGATAGGCAGCGATACAGACAGTCTATCCAGGGATACATtgtaataaagaaaataattccttGTTGTTTCAGGttgtaaaataaatacaaaaataaataaaaataaataaataaatatatatatatatatatatatatatatatatatatatatatatatatatatatgtgtgtgtgtgtttctcaaccagggtgcctccagcagttgcaaaactacaactcccagctccgggcatgctgggagttgtagttttgcaacagctgtaggcaccctggttgggaaacactgatatagaacaTTTTCTTACCAGGGATTCCCTGAGTTGTTGGCTTTCTCATCCACtcgtagtgatgtctcctgtgccCATCTGCTGCCCCTGGAGAGATCTGAGGTTGGTGCCCGGCTGGCAGGACGCCAACACAAGGTGCCCCTTGCACCTGCCCAGTAGGGTATTCAGAAACGGGGCTATAGCCCAAACTGTCCCCTGGAGAGGGATTTAAAGAAGTATGTCCTGTGGGGTAGGCTATGTGACCCCAATCTTCCCTGGGGGCCCCATAAGGTGTGATCCATGCAGAGGACCCAGAAGAAGTTGCAGTTTCTAAGCTCAGTCCAGGGTAGCCCCCATAGTCAGAATATTGGGGGGCTGCGGGGTAGTTCTGTAGCCCGGGGTGGCCACGCATATGTCCAGGGTACATGCCAACGTCCTTTTCCAGAAGGTAACTCACGTACATTGTGGCAGGTTGGTGCCAGCTAGCCTCATACTGCTCTCATGCCCTCTCCCTGCTGAAGAGTGTTTCCTGGAGCTGCAGAGAAGTTCCCTCAGCCCTGGGTAGGTGACTCCATTGGCCACCACTTACATGATTAAACACTGTGTACAAGCCTGTATTAGTAATGGCAGAGCCTCTGGCAGGTGACGTCAGTGGGCAGATAGCGCCCCCCTTGACATAATTTGCATGTGAAGTGAGATAAGGAGAGGGCAGCGACCTGATCACAGAGAATACTCAAGTCTTTATTGCCTAAGAGCTTCCTCCTTCCAATACAAACCTGCTGCACTTTACCCTCCAATCCCAGGTTCAAAGGGCTCAAGTCAATAGACCCAAAACCAGGGGGCAAACATAATGCAGCCAGGACAGGGGGGCAAACAGCCCCAGGGGGTGAGGTGCAGCCAGCCTGGAATCATCTGCCTGGAATCATCTGCCTCCTCTATGGACACctatatgttctgtatatatCATTCTCTACTATATATCACCTACCAGCAAAGGGGCAGTGACAACTACTATGTATACAGGtgatcacagcaatgacaactactatgtatacaggggatcacagcaatgacaactactatgtatacaggtgatcacagcaatgacaactactatgtatacaggggatcacagcaatgacaactactatgtatacaggggatcacagcaatgacaactactatatatacaggggatcacagcaatgacaactactatgtatacaggggatcacagcaatgacaactactatgtatacaggggatcacagcaatgacaaggactatgtatacaggggatcacagcaatgacaactactatgtatacaggggatcacagcaatgacaactactatgtatacaggggatcacagcaatgacaactactatgtatacaggggatcacagcaatgacaactactatgtatacaggggatcacagcaaaaacaactactatgtatacaggggatcacagcaatgacaaggaatatgtatacaggtgatcacagcaatgacaactaCTATGTATGCAGGGGATCACAGCACTGACaactactatgtatacaggggatcacagcaatgacaaggaatatgtatacaggtgatcacagcaatgacaactaCTATGTATGCAGGGGATCACAGCACTGACaactactatgtatacaggggatcacagcaatgacaactactatgtatacaggggatcacagcaataacaactactatgtatacaggggatcacagcaatgacaactactatgtatacaggggatcacagcaatgacaactactatgtataaaggggatcacagcaatgacaactactatgtatacaggggatcacagcaatgacaaggactatgtatacaggggatcacagcaatgacaaggactatgtatacaggggatcacagcaatgacaaggactatgtatacaggggatcacagcaatgacaaggactatgtatacaggggatcacagcaatgacaaggactatgtatacaggggatcacagcaatgacaactactatgtatacaggggatcacagcaatgacaactactatgtatacaggggatcacagcaatgacaactactatgtatacaggggatcacagcaatgacaaggactatttatacaggggatcacagcaatgacaactactatgtatactggggatcacagcaatgacaaggactatgtatacaggggatcacagcaatgacaaggactatgtatacaggggatcacagcaatgacaactactatgtatacaggggatcacagcaatgacaactactatgtatacaggggatcacagcaatgacaactactatgtatacaggggatcacagcaatgacaaggactatgtatacaggggatcacagcaatgacaaggactatgtatacaggggatcacagcaatgacaactactatgtatacaggggatcacagcaatgacaactactatgtatacaggggatcacagcaatgacaactactatgtatacaggggatcacagcaatgacaactactatgtatacaggggatcacagcaatgacaaggactatgtatacaggggatcacagcaatgacaattactatgtatacaggggatcacagcaatgacaactactatgtatacaggggatcacagcaatgacaactactatgtatacaggggatcacagcaatgacaaggactatgtatacaggggatcacagcaatgacaaggactatgtatacaggggatcacagcaatgacaaggactatgtatacaggggatcacagcaatgacaactactatgtatacaggggatcacagcaatgacaactactatgtatacaggggatcacagcaatgacaactactatatatacaggggatcacagcaatgacaactactatgtatacaggggatcacagcaatgacaaggactatgtatacaggggatcacagcaatgacaaggactatgtatacaggggatcacagcaatgacaaggactatgtatacaggggatcacagcactgacaaggactatgtatacaggggatcacagcaatgacaactactatgtatacaggggatcacagcaatgacaactactatatatacaggggatcacagcaatgacaactactatgtatacaggggatcacagcaatgacaaggactatgtatacaggggatcacagcaatgacaaggactatgtatacaggggatcacagcaatgacaaggactatgtatacaggggatcacagcaatgacaactactatgcatacaggggatcacagcaatgacaactactatgtatacaggggatcacagcattgacaaggactatgtatacaggggatcacagcaatgacaaggactatgtatacgggggatcacagcaatgacaactactatgtatacaggggatcacagcaatgacaactactatatatacaggggatcacagcaatgacaactactatgtatacaggggatcacagcaatgacaaggactatgtatacaggggatcacagcaatgacaaggactatgtatacaggggatcacagcaatgacaaggactatgtatacaggggatcacagcaatgacaactactatgtatacaggggatcacagcaatgacaactactatgtatacaggggatcacagcattgacaaggactatgtatacaggggatcacagcaatgacaaggactatgtatacaggtgatcacagcaatgacaactactatgtatacaggggatcacagcaatgacaaggactatgtatacaggggatcacagcaatgacaaggtctatgtatacaggggatcacagcaatgacaaggactatatatacaggggatcacagcaatgacaactactatgtatacaggggatcacagcaatgacaaggactatatatacaggggatcacagcaatgacaactactatgtatacaggggatcacagcaatgacaaggtctatgtatacaggggatcacagcaatgacaaggactatgaatacaggggatcacagcaatgacaactactatgtatacaggggatcacagcaatgacaactactatgtatacaggggatcacagcaatgacaactactatgtatacaggggatcacagcaatgacaactactatgtatacaggggatcacagcaatgacaaggactatgtatacaggggatcacagcaatgacaactactatgtatacaggggatcacagcaatgacaactactatgtatacaggggatcacagcaatgacaactactatgtatacaggggatcacagcgatgacaactactatgtatacaggggatcacagcaatgacaagaactatgtatacaggggatcacagcaatgacaaggactatgtatacaggggatcacagcaatgacaaggactatgtatacaggggatcacagcaatgacaaggactatgtatacaggggatcacagcaatgacaaggactatgtatacaggggatcacagcaatgacaactactatgtatacaggggatcacagcaatgacaactactatgtatacaggggatcacagcaatgacaactactatgtatacaggggatcacagcaatgacaactactatgtatacaggggatcacagcaatgacaaggactatgtatacaggggatcacagcaatgacaaggactatgtatacaggggatcacagcaatgacaaggactatgtatacaggggatcacagcaatgacaactactatgtatacaggggatcacagcaatgacaaggactatgtataaaggggatcacagcaatgacaaggactatgtatacaggtgatcacagcaatgacaactactatgtatacaggggatcacagcaatgacaactactatgtatacaggggatcacagcaatgacaactactatgtatacaggggatcacagcaatgacaaggactatgtatacaagggatcacagcaatgacaactactatgtatacaggggatcacagcaatgacaaggactatgtatacaggggatcacagcaatgacaaggactatgtatacaggggatcacagcaatgacaactactatgtatacaggggatcacagcaatgacaaggactatgtatacaggggatcacagcaatgacaactactatgtatacaggggatcacagcaatgacaaggactatgtatacaggggatcacagcaatgacaaggactatgtatacaggtgatcacagcaatgacaactactatgtatacagggggtcacagcaatgacaactactatgtatacaggggatcacagcaatgacaactactatgtatacaggggatcacagcaatgacaaggactatgtatacaggggatcacagcaatgacaactactatgtatacaggtgatcacagcaatgacaaggactatgtatacaggggatcacagcaatgacaactactatgtatacaggggatcacagcaattacaaggactatgtatacaggggatcacagcaatgacaaggactatgtatacaggggatcacagcaatgacaaggactatgtatacaggggatcacagcaatgacaactactatgtatacaggggatcacagcaatgacaaggactatgtataaaggggatcacagcaatgacaaaGACTATGTATACAGGtgatcacagcaatgacaactactatgtatacaggggatcacagcaatgacaactactatgtatacaggggatcacagcaatgacaactactatgtatacaggggatcacagcaatgacaaggactatgtatacaagggatcacagcaatgacaactactatgtatacaggggatcacagcaatgacaaggactatgtatacaggggatcacagcaatgacaaggactatgtatacaggggatcacagcaatgacaactactatgtatacaggggatcacagcaatgacaaggactatgtatacaggggatcacagcaat containing:
- the CDX2 gene encoding homeobox protein CDX-2 yields the protein MYVSYLLEKDVGMYPGHMRGHPGLQNYPAAPQYSDYGGYPGLSLETATSSGSSAWITPYGAPREDWGHIAYPTGHTSLNPSPGDSLGYSPVSEYPTGQVQGAPCVGVLPAGHQPQISPGAADGHRRHHYEWMRKPTTQGIPGSKTRTKDKYRVVYTDHQRLELEKEFHYSRYITIRRKAELAVHLGLSERQVKIWFQNRRAKERKINKKRIQQTQNGQNDQDPLSPVPSLGHMMPLPGTNVGTLTNSVGQ